A part of Aspergillus flavus chromosome 5, complete sequence genomic DNA contains:
- a CDS encoding aspartic peptidase domain-containing protein: MTIPYHFWGIGLAFMAAVCLTAAAPLTTESAIHTTYDMPVDWTQAGFTTSISMGSPAQDLRAFVDWTWIGHFVLTTTCYGDPTGDGDKCLNRCQERFYQSDSHSFQPLPSERSLHWNPNHFFFTNPIDADIAREVVKVGPVEVKATVQASNAQFDARQIMFPFAAVLGFSPVFSDDIKNASIQSPFYQAYEAGAWNNTQTGFLYCYGTNRSPCNGHDGIQTLGGYRQDFVHGEIEWHDIIKFPLVNDIDFIYKPPIYNYWTLELSGFAIGDEELAVNKSAGGVFDHASYGRGAPVSQEGYKKLIETVNATKTCLKPSDQPNNAQQDFYKFPNSALDGLEPLKYRFGASNREWKIHPYDYVVPHPVEEEYSILNVRAFGWDDFVIGNFGETFLIDKYIILDFGNPGSSSIRVGLADANYDPYPWPVDRKGYGSGTGQQRLGSFGAADAYNPRGHSQMPLGAQG, encoded by the exons ATGACCATCCCCTATCATTTCTGGGGCATTGGTCTGGCCTTTATGGCAGCTGTGTGCCTCACGGCTGCCGCTCCCTTGACTACGGAGTCGGCCATCCACACGACGTACGACATGCCAGTTGACTGGACCCAAGCAGGCTTCACGACAAGTATATCTATGGGGTCACCGGCACAAGACCTTAGGGCTTTCGTTGACTGGACCTGGATTGGGCATTTTGTGCTTACTACCACCTGCTATGGAGACCCCACAGGTGATGGAGATAAATGTCTGAATCGGTGTCAAGAGCGTTTTTACCAGTCAGACTCTCATTCCTTCCAACCACTGCCTTCTGAAAGGTCTCTCCATTGGAATCCAAACCACTTTTTCTTCACGAATCCCATTGATGCCGACATCGCCCGTGAGGTGGTCAAAGTTGGACCCGTCGAGGTCAAGGCGACCGTTCAGGCATCCAATGCCCAATTCGATGCCAGACAGATCATGTTCCCTTTTGCTGCCGTCTTGGGATTCTCTCCTGTGTTTTCTGACGATATAAAGAATG CATCTATCCAATCCCCTTTCTACCAGGCTTATGAGGCCGGTGCTTGGAACAACACACAAACTGGATTCTTGTACTGCTACGGCACCAACAGGAGCCCCTGTAATGGGCATGATGGGATTCAGACGCTTGGAGGGTACCGACAAGACTTTGTGCATGGTGAGATCGAATGGCACGATATCATAAAGTTCCCCCTGGTAAATGATATTGATTTCATATATAAGCCGCCTATTTATAACTACTGGACTTTGGAGCTCTCCGGGTTCGCAATTGGCGACGAGGAGCTTGCTGTGAATAAAAGCGCCGGCGGAGTATTTGACCATGCCAGCTACGGCCGCGGCGCCCCTGTGTCGCAAGAGGGATACAAAAAGCTGATCGAGACGGTGAATGCGACAAAAACATGCCTTAAGCCTTCGGACCAGCCCAACAATGCACAGCAGGACTTCTACAAGTTTCCCAACAGTGCGCTTGATGGGTTGGAACCTCTCAAATACAGATTCGGTGCATCCAACCGTGAATGGAAGATTCACCCATATGACTATGTGGTCCCTCATCCTGTTGAGGAAGAGTACTCGATCTTGAATGTTCGTGCGTTTGGATGGGATGACTTTGTTATTGGAAACTTTGGCGAGACTTTTCTGATCGATAAATATATCATCCTGGATTTCGGCAACCCTGGATCATCATCTATAAGAGTCGGCCTTGCGGATGCAAACTATGACCCTTACCCTTGGCCTGTAGACCGAAAAGGCTACGGCTCTGGCACTGGTCAACAAAGGCTCGGTAGCTTTGGCGCTGCAGATGCCTATAATCCTCGTGGCCATAGCCAAATGCCATTGGGCGCCCAAGGGTAA